Proteins from one Salvelinus namaycush isolate Seneca chromosome 34, SaNama_1.0, whole genome shotgun sequence genomic window:
- the LOC120028633 gene encoding 28S ribosomal protein S23, mitochondrial-like — translation MAGSRLEKFGTVFTRVRDLMRSGVVKQSDKPIWYDVYKTFPPMKDPLYVRPVAKRYGKKEEAVPDIFYREDEIRVKFYEVYGTGPRAFDLSKSSFVSTCQRFVEKYTEFQSQGELEKQSLFEETGKALLAEGLVLRRRGIPAVVSETRNPVLGMKLTDMLAEQQTDAPGGTRTPGEEKPTQAPVTPQ, via the exons ATGGCTGGAAGTCGACTTGAAAAATTCGGAACCGTGTTCACGCG agtcagagaTCTTATGCGTTCTGGAGTTGTCAAACAGTCTGACAAGCCCATTTGGTATGATGTATACAAGACCTTTCCACCCATGAAGGACCCACTTTATGTCAGACCAGTGGCCAAGAGATATGGGAAGAAAGAAGAGGCTGTGCCAGACATCTTCTACAGAGAGGATGAAATCAGAGT GAAATTTTATGAGGTGTATGGAACAGGCCCCAGAGCTTTTGATCTCTCCAAATCCAGCTTTGTTTCAACATGCCAACG GTTTGTGGAGAAGTACACAGAGTTCCAGAGCCAGGGAGAGCTGGAGAAACAGTCCCTGTTTGAGGAGACTGGGAAGGCTCTCCTTGCTGAGGGCTTGGTGTTGAGGAGGAGGGGTATTCCTGCG GTGGTGTCAGAGACCAGGAATCCAGTGTTGGGCATGAAGCTGACAGACATGCTGGCGGAACAGCAGACAGATGCACCTGGCGGAACACGGACACCAGGAGAAGAGAAGCCAACACAAGCACCAGTGACTCCACAGTAG